ATCGTGGTCAGGCAAAATTGATCCTAACTTTCACTGTAGCTCCCTTAATCTTTGAATGTCACACATGTACAAAAAAAGTCTTGCGCTGGCTCTGCTAGCCATCGTCGGGTTTGTTCCGCACGATGAGACGGCCCATAACCTGCCGGTTCAGACGGCGGAAAACGGCGGCCTGTTCCTGCCCGAAGGCTTCGAAGCCACGGTTGTGGTGGACAGTCTGCCCGGTCGGGCGCGGCACCTGGCCGTCAACGACAACGGTGATATTTACGTAAAAGCCCGGTTTGTCCGGGAGCCGGGGGAGTCGGTGATTGCCCTGCGCGATACCAACGGCGATGGCCGCGCCGACATCGTCAAGCGGTTCGGTGGTCATGCCCGCGAACGGGCGTACGGTACCGGGATGCGGATTCACAACGGTTACCTGTATTTCAGCTCCGAGCTGTTTGTGTACCGCTACAAACTGACACCGGGTAAGCTGGTGCCGGAAAGTCCGGAAGAAATCATCGTGAAGGACGACCATCCCCACGGAATGCACGAACACATTGCCAAGCCGCTAACCTTTGACGACAAAGGGCATATTTACGTTGCCTACGGTGCTCCCTCCAACGCCTGCCAGGAACGGAACCGGATTCCGAGTTCACCGGGGATGACGCCCTGCGCGATGCTGGAAGACCACGGCGGCATCTGGCAGTTCGATGCCAACAAAATCGGGCAAACCCAGAAAGACGGCCGTCGGTATGCCACCGGCTTACGGAGCGTCGTGGGGATGGACTGGAACCACGCCGACCAGACGCTGTACGCCCTGCAACACGGCCGCGACGACCTGCTGATGCTCTGGGCCGGAGTCTACTCGCCCTGGCAGAGTGCGGTGTTGCCGTCGGAGGAGTTTTTGCGGATTAAAGAAGGGGCCGATGGAGGCTGGCCGTACGTTTATTACGACCAGATGCAGGGCAAAAAAGTCCTGAATCCGGAGTACGGTGGAGATGGGGAAGAGATCGGCAAAGGGGGCCAGTACGAAAAGCCAATCATTGGCTTTCCGGGCCACTGGGCACCGAACGACATTCTTTTCTACCAGGGTAACCAGTTTCCGGATCGCTACAAAAACGGTTCGTTTATCGCGTTCCACGGTTCGACCAACCGGGCGCCTTATCCGCAGGCGGGGTATTTCATCGCGTTTGTTCCCGCCAAAAAAGGCGTTCCATCGTCGTCCTGGGAGGTGTTTGCGGACGGTTTTGCGGGCGTTGATCCGGTGGTGAACGTGAGCGATGCGGTGTACCGGCCAATGGGTATCGCGATGGGTCCCGATGGCTCGCTGTACCTGGCCGAAACCGAAAAAGGGAAAATCTGGAAAGTGACTTACAAAGGCGACAAGAAGAAGTTTGGCCCGGCGCAACTGGCGCAGATGGAAAAACGAAAAACCCTGTCGCACATCCGGACGCCCGACGAGGTAAAGGACAATCTCGATAAAGACAAACCCGTATTGGGCAGTAAAATCTACGGAATTTATTGCCGGGCCTGCCACCAGCGGAACGGTCTGGGGGATTCGCAGCGATTCCCGCCCCTCTCGGAGTCGGAGTGGGTGGTGGGCGACAAAAAGCGCCTGATCGAAGTCCTGCTGAAAGGGCTGGAAGGTCCGATTGAAGTAAAAGGCCAATCGTACAACAACGTGATGCCGCAGCACGATTTTCTGAAGGATGCGGAAATTGCTGAGGTGCTGACGTTTATCCGGCAAAATTTCGCCAATTCGGCCAGCGCCATCACCACTGAGGAGGTCAGCGCCGTTCGGAAAGAGATCAAAGACAAAAAGTAATGCCGGGCGGAATCGCCCGAGCCGATACAAAGACCCACCACGGTTTCAGCCGTGGTAGGGTCAAACCAGACTGACTATTCTTGACGGTTAACATTAATTGATCCATGCGTTCCTACAACTTACTGATTGCCGGTTTTGTCGCGTTGGGGTGTCTCGGTGTAATGGGGTTCACGGCTAATCTGCGGCAGGATGATCCGAAACAGGACCGTTGGAAAGCACCGACCTGGGCCGATACGTTGAAAAGTCATTACCCGACGGAGCCGTTGACGCTGGCACAGGGCGAGGAGCTTTTCATGGAATTCTGCTCGTCCTGCCACGGCGAAACCGGTCTGGGGGATGGGGCCGCGGGTCGGTCGCTGGGTGAAAAACCCGCCAATTTTCACGACCCAAACGTGAAGGGCCAAACCGACGGCGCGCTGTTCTGGAAACTATCCAACGGTCGGGGAAATATGCCGCCCTTCAAAGACGTTTTTTCGGAAGAGCAACGCTGGCAATTAGTGGCTTACCTTCGTAAGTTATCCGCTCCTAAGACCGACAATAAATGAAAACCCTGACCTCTTTACGGAAACAATTCGGCCTGCTGGCGACGGCTCTCTGCTGTCCGGTACTGCTTTACGCGCAGAGTCAAGAAGCCAAAACGCTGATTCCGCCCACGGCCCTGCGGCCCGACATTAAAGTGGAGCATTTCCTGGCGGTCGGTCCCGAAGCCGTGCGGCTAATTCAGCATCCGGTGACCGGCGATCTGTATTACACCACGTTCACGGGCGATGTGTTCCGGGTTAAAATAAACGGGCAGCCGCCGGTGGCCGAGAAAGTGTTTTCGGCGGCCGACCACGGTATTACGCGCTTGCAGGGAGCGGCTTTCCTGAAAAATACGCTGTTTCTGGCCGGTAACATCAGCGTCAACGACAACAAAGGCACAAAAGGCCGAATGGTGCGTTACGATCTGGCGTCGGGCGACAAACCGGCCATGACGGTGGTGTTCAATACCGTTGAATACGGAACCAACAAAACCACCTTCGATCACGGCTGGAACGCGCTGGAAATCAGCCCGGACGGAAAATACATTTACGTTAACACCGGCGCCCGCACCGACCACGGCGAGGTGCAGGACAACGGCGGGGTGTATCCAAACGCCCGCGACAACGCCCTGACGGCCAAAATCTTCCGGTTCCCGGTGGGCGTTAAAGATCTAGAACTGCCGGACGACGAAGCCAAATTGAAAGCCGACGGTTACATCTACGCCGTAGGCATCCGGAATGCCTACGACATGGCGTTTGACGGGAATGGCAACCTGTTTGCCGTTTCCAACTCCGGCGACTACGACCACGCCGAAGATATGTTCTGGGTGCGGCAGGGGCATCATTACGGGTTTCCGTGGGTGATGGGGGGCGGTATCGACAACCCGCAGCAGGATCCCAACTGGCAGCCCGATCCGGAGAAAGATCCGTTCATGAGCAAGTTTGCCCACGCGTGGCTGATGCGCTATTTCCGGAACGACCCGGATTTTCCGAAACGACCCACTAACATCAAGTTTACTGGTCCGGTGCTGAACATGGGCCCGGACGCCAACGAATACCGCGACCGCGCTACGGGGCTGGTGATGGACGGCGATTCAACGGGCGTGGGAGTCGGAACGTTTAACGCACACAGTTCTCCGCTGGGCTTGTTTTTCGATACCAAAAAAGCACTGGCCGACGATTTCAAAGGCGACGGTTTTGTGATCCGGTATTCGGGACCGCGCCGGAATTCGACCATCGTGAACCCACTGAAAAAACAGGGCCGCGACCTGCTGCACCTGGATATGACCTACAACAAAACCACGGATAATTATACGGTTAAAACCACCCGCATCGTCGACGGTTTTACGGAGCCGACCGACGCTCTGCTGGTGGATAATACCGTGTACATCATCGAATACGGCGGTAAAGGCGGTAACATCTGGAAGGTTACCCTGCCGGCGGATTCAAAAATGGCGAAGAAAAGCCGGCGAAAAGAAGCCAGGAAATAAGCAGTATGCTTTTGTTTAACTAACCTAATACCCATGAAGAAACTATTTTTCTTTGCGTTTGCGCTCTGCATGGCCGTCAGCGAACTGGCGCTGGCGCAGCCTTACCACATTGTCATTAAAAACGGGCACGTCATTGACCCGAAAAATAACGTAGACGCCATTATGGACGTGGCGATTCAGGACGGTAAGATTGCGAAAGTGGCCAAGTCCATCGACGCAACCGGTGCCCGGCAGGTGGTCAACGCCAAGGGCTTGTACGTGACGCCCGGTCTGATCGACATTCACACGCACGTCTTTTTCGGTACCAACATGGACCAGACGTACAGCAACGGTCCGAATGCTCTGCCGCCCGACGGGTTTACGTTCCGGAACGGGGTGACGACCATCGTTGACGCGGGCTGTTCGGGCTGGCGCGATTTTGAAGCGTTCAAGAAGCAAACCATCGATGCCTCGCAGACACGCGTGCTGGCGCTGCTGAACATTGTCGGCAGCGGGATGCGGGGCGGCAATTTCGAGCAGAACATCGAGGACATGGACCCGAAGGCGACGGCGGAAATGGCGAAGAAATACCCCGATCAGGTTGTGGGGGTTAAACTGGCGCACTTCAACGGGTACAACTGGACCCCGACCGACCGGGCCGTGGAGGCCGGAAAGCTGGCGGGCAAACCCGTCATGATTGACTTCGGGGGGAGCAAACCAACGCTTTCCATCGAAGAATTGTACCTGAAACACCTGCGTCCGGGCGACATTTTTACCCACTGCTTTGGTCAGTTGGGAACCCGGGAGCCCATTCTGGACGTGGCGACGGGCAAGGTGAAACCGTTTGTCTGGGAAGCACAGAAACGCGGAATAATCTTCGATGTGGGCTACGGCGGAATCAGCTTTGCGTTCTCGCAGGCCATTCCGGCCTTGAAGGAAGGCTTTTTTCCGAACACGATCAGCACGGATATTCACACCGGCAGCATGAACAACGCCATGAAAGACATGCTGAACGTGATGTCAAAATTCCTGGCGATGGGCATGGACCTGAAAAGTGTGATTAAAGCCAGCACCTGGGCACCGGCGCAGGCCATCAAACGGCCCGAACTGGGCAGCCTGACCGAAGGTTCCGAAGCCGATGTCGCCGTTCTGGACCTGCTGGACGGAAAATTTGCGGTGCGGGATGTGGGCCATTTCGGATTTTTCGATTACACCGGTCATAAAATTGAAGGCAAGCAAAAACTGGCCTGCGAGATGACCATCCGCAAAGGCCGGATTGTTTACGACCTCAACGGTATTGCCGAGCCGGTCGTCGTTCGCCAGCGGCCGCAGTAGTGCCTTTTTGTTTTCCGGTTGCGGTTTTCCCAGGGTCCGACCACGAGACTTCTGTTGCCGAAAACCGTAACCGGAAAACCGTTATATTTGGGAATGTATTTCCTAAACCTTCTGAGAAATTACCATGTATAAACTTATTCTGGGACTGGCGGGGGTTTGTCTGCTGGTGGCATTGGCACTCATGGTCAGCGGTAATCTGCCGATGGCTGGTCCTTTTCTGATTGCCTTCTTTCTGTCCGTTGCGATTGGCTTCCGGGGATACCCAAACCTGAAAGGTTTTTCGTATACAGTCGTCATTTTTGCGGCTGTCACAACGGCGTTGTACTACCCGCAGTACTTCGTCTCCGCGGGCGATTTCAAGTTCAGCACGCTCATTACCCCCCTGATTCAGCTCATCATGTTCGGGATGGGAACGTCCATGAGTTTCGACGACTTTGTGGGCGTCATCCGGATGCCGAAAGGGGTTTTAATCGGGGTAGTTAGCCACTTTATCATTATGCCCAGCATCGGGTATTTTCTGGCCAGCATCAGCGGACTGCCGCCGGAAATTGCCGCCGGTATCATTCTGATCGGTTGCTCGCCCAACGGGATGGCTTCCAACGTCATTTCGTATCTGGCCAAAGCCAACCTGGCCCTGTCGATCACCATTACGGCCGTATCGACCATGATGGCGCCTTTCATTACGCCAGTCTTGATGAAACTGCTGGCCGGGGCCTTCGTTGAAATCGACACCGTGGATATGATGATTGACATCGCGAAGATGGTTATCATTCCGATTGGCGCGGGGCTGCTGTTTAACAAGTTCCTCAGTGGCCGGGCCGCCTGGCTGGATAATCTGATGCCGTTTGTGTCGATGTTCGGGATTGCCTTTATCATCGTCATCATCACCGCAGCCGGTCGGGATAGTTTGCTGACCATCGGACCGCTGCTGCTGGGTCTGGTGCTGATTCACAACCTGTCGGGATACTTCCTGGGCTACTGGTCCGGCCGGCTCTTTGGTATGAACGAGCGCGATTGCCGTACGATGGCGATTGAAGTCGGGATGCAGAACGGTGGTCTGGCTTCCGGCATTGCCAAGGAAATGGGTAAAATGGCCACGGTTGGCCTGGCTCCGGCCATTTTTGGACCGTTGATGAACATCACGGGTTCCATTCTGGCGTCCTGGTGGCACAGCCGTATGCCGAAAGAAGAGCGGGAAGCGGTCCAGGAAATGGAATACCGCCGTCATTGACGATCACCAAAAACCGTATGTTCTGCCCCGCAACCTGCGGGGCAGAATTTTAATAAATCCTGTACGAATGAATAAAGTTACGCTGGCTCTTGCCACCTCGTTAACCGGTCTGGTTTTTATGGCTGCCAATACCGCTGAAGACCTGTTTAAATCCACGGTTTTTACGCCCGCCAACGGGTTCACTTCCGGCGTCGAAGGCCCGGCGGTAGATAAATCCGGGACGGTTTACGCCGTTAATTTCTCCAAACAGGGCACCATCGGGCAGATTACGCCGGGCGGAGAAGCCAGCGTATTTGTCGAACTGCCCGAAGGCAGTATTGGCAACGGCATTCGCTTCAACAAAAAAGGGGATATGTTTATTGCCGATTATCCCAAACACAATATTCTGAAAGTGGCTGCGGGGACCAAAACCCTGAGCGTTTTTGCCAACGAACCACGCATGAACCAGCCCAACGACATTGCCATCGACGGCAAAGACCGGCTGTACGCGAGCGATCCGAGCTGGAAAAATAACACCGGCAACATCTGGCGCATCGACACGGACGGCCAGGTAACGCTGCTGGAAGATAACATGGGCACAACCAACGGCATTGAAGTAAGCCCCGACGACAAGCAGCTGTATGTCAATGAGTCCAACCAGCGGAAAGTGTGGGTCTACGATTTGTCGGCAGACGGAAAAGTAAGCAACAAGCGCCTGCTGATCGAATTCCCGGATTTCGGCATGGACGGGATGCGCTGCGACGCCGACGGCAATTTATACATCGCCCGGTTTGGCAAAGGAACGGTCGCGAAGGTATCGCCCGCAGGCAAGGTGATCCAGGAAGTTCAGTTGGTCGGCAAACGGCCCACAAACATCTGTTTTGGGGGTAAAGACGGCCGTACCGCCTACGTCACGCTCCAGGATCAGGGGAATCTGGAAAGCTTCCGGGTCGATAAGCCGGGCCGGGAGTGGGCCATGCGGAAGAAATAAAACTAAGCTGATTAACCAAAAAGCCCCCGGTTTAGACCGGGGGCTTTTTGGTTACTTAAACGCGAAAAAGGGTTGGTTACCAGCGCGCCCGCTTCAATTTTTCGGGCTGAAGCACCCGAATGCTGGTGCCACTGATGTCAATTAATCCGTCGCTTTTAAACTCGCTGAGTGTCCGGATCAGGGATTCCGTGGCCGTGCCGACCATCGCGGCCAGATCATCGCGTGAGAAGTGGATAACGGGCTGAGGTTCGTTGCTTTGCAAGCTGTTGTGAAGCCGCAGTAGCGTATCGGCCACCCGCCGACGCAGCGAGTTGTAGGCCATCGCCAGGAGTTGATCTTCGCGGTCGGTGATTCGGTTGGCCAGCAGCTGAACAAACCGGCGGGCCACCTCGCCATCGCGCGAAATCAGGTCGATAAAGGTTTCTTTCGGAATGTAAACCAGCTCGGTATCTTCCAGCGCCACGGCCGAATCCGTCTGATCGGTCTGCTCCAGCAGACTTACGTAACCAAAAAAATCGCCCGACTGGTAGAGGCCCGTAATGAATTCCTTGCCGTCGGGGTTGGTTTTGAAGGTTTTCACCCGTCCGGCCTGCACAAAATACAGCCGCGTGGACTCGTCACCCTCCGAATAAACGAACTGCTTTTTCTTGATCAGATGCCCCTTGCGTTCAACCAGGAGCGAATCAACGCCGGTTACGGTGTGCGCATCGTCCAGAAATTGCCCCAAACCGTCTCTCGTTGGCTCGTAGGCCGGTCGCATCTGGTTGAAGCGTTTGAGCCGTCCTTCAACGGCATTCAGCAGTTCTATTTCGTCGAACGGTTTGGTCAGGTAGTCGTCGGCCCCCATTTCCATTCCCCGGCGGAAGTCGGCGCGCTCGGTTTTGGCGGTCAGGAAAATAAACGGAACGCTCGCCAAATCCGGGTTTTTATTAAAAATATGGAGCACCCCGTAGCCGTCCAGCACGGGCATCATGATGTCGCAAATCACCAGATCTGGTTTGGTTTCCAGAGCTTTCTCCACACCAATTTTGCCGTTTTCTGCCGTCAGCACACGGTAATTGGCGAGTTCCAGAATTTCGGCGGTATTTTCCCGAATGTCGTGGTTATCTTCAATGAGCAGGATTGTTTTCATAACGGAAAGAGATGGTTACGGTGGTTCCCTGATTAAGCTGGCTTTGAAAATCGATGGTGCCGTTGAGCAGCGCAAGGTATTGGGCAACAATGTGCAGCCCCAGCCCCGTGCCCTGAATGGCCGTTGCGTTTTTGGCGCGGTAAAACCGTTCGAATAAGTGCTTCTGATCGTCTTCGGACATGCCAATTCCCTCATCCTGAATCGAGATACGTACGGCCTCGTCGTGGCACCAGATCGCGATCCGGATCGGTTTGTTTTCGTCCGAATACTTGATGGCGTTCGACAGCAGGTTGACAATGATTTTACGAATCAGCGATTTGTCCAGCCAGACTTTATTGGGGCAATCCTGTTCAATTTGAATGGTTTGTCCGACCTTCAGAATTCCCTGAACGTCGGCGGCAATGCTGGTAGCCAACTCGTTGAGATCGAATAGCGAGTAAGAAGCTTCAATTTTACCTTCTTCCAGTTTGCCCACCGACAGAAACTCTTCAAGAATGTCGTTGAGGTGGTTGACCGACGCCTTGATGCGGTGGATGTGGCGATTGCGCTTCTCCTGTTGGTCGGTGGTGGTGTACTTGTTCAGCAAATCGGCGGATGTCAGGATGGCGCTCAGGGGCGTCCGGAATTCGTGCGATGCCATCGACACAAACCGGGATTTCAGCTCGCCCAGTTCACGCTCGGTAGCCAGGGCTTTGGAGAGTTCATCCTTCGACACCTCCAGTTGATGCAGCGTCACCATGAGGGCGTTGGTGCGGTCGGCCACTTTCTGCTCCAGTTCCGCATTCAGTTGTTCGATGCGGTTTTTCTGCTCGATGAGCGCCTGCTGAGCTTCCACCTTGTACGTCGTGTCGATGATGTAAGCCACGATGTAAAGTTCCTGGTCCTGGTGAAAATAGCTCAGGCTGATTTCCGCCGGGAACAGCGAACCGTCTTTGCGTTTGGCGTACAGATCACCACGACCGTGGCCCATCGGCCGAACTTCCGGGTGGGCATTAAACGACTTTCGTAATTTTTTGTGGAGGTCAATGAGCGTTTCGGGCACCAGAAGTTCGATGGTTTGCCCGACCATCTCGGATTCGGCATACCCAAACAGCTTCTGCGCAAACTGACTCACTGAGATCATTCGTCCATGACTGTCGGAGAGAATGATACCGATGGTCGCGTTGGCAAAAACGGCGGGAAATAGATTCGTAATCATACAACGTTTTCCGGTTTGCTGCAAAGAAAAGCGGATGCCGGAATTTGTCCGCAAGGTACGTCCGAAAAAGTAGTAGATGGCTGACATTTGTCAGTTTCCGGGCCAATCGAAGTCATATGGGATGGCTTCGAAAAGGTGCAATTTTACACAGCGTTACGGAACCGGGTTTAGCTCCGCCGTATCCTAATAAACTGTTTTATGGAAACGATTCTTTTTCAGCCACTCATCGTCCCCGCTAAGACCGCCGTTCTGCTGGTATTCGTACCTGATTCGCTAACGCAGCAAATTGTGGTCAACCGCCTGTTGGAACGGGTCGGTGCTGAGCTGGGAGACGTTGTTCGGATCACCCGCGTGGACCAGGTTGTCCATCCCGAAGTGGTTCGAAGTTTCGGGGTGCAACAGCTTCCGTCGTTCATTCTGTTGCGACAGGGCGCTGAAATCTGGCGCCACAACGGCCTGCCGGATCTTGCGGACCTGATGCGGCTGCTAACGGAGCGTTTGCAGGAAGCTACCAACTGGTAAAATGATTAAGTGTAATTGTTGGAGTGCCTATTTTGACTTACTGTTCGGAAACGTTGTGAAGGTGCGGGAAAACAAAACCCTGCCAGAGGTCTAAACCGCCCCGGCAGGGTTCCCAGCTACCATCTTACTCAAACGCACTCAACACATAATCTATTTGTTAGCTCAGTAATTTCGGTTAAGGGACTTTTTAGAAATAGCGATATCAGGATGATCATTGCAATAATGAGCAAGTAAACGCCTAAACTTAAGAATGGGCTTAATAAAAGCTTAGAATTGACTTAGAATCGCTTAAATCGGGTAGCGAATGGCTCTCCTCTGCCGCAAATGGGGTACGAGATTGGGTATTAGTCAGACCGGCAATAGCGGAAAAAAATGCCCACCGGGAGTAACGCACGTTGCGGGCTCCCGGTGGGCGTTTGCTTTAGGCGTATTGAATACCGTAACGGGCTGAGGCATCCACGATGAGTTGCATGGCTTCGGCCGAGGGCGGGCCCTGCGGAGGAGCGGGCAACATACCTTCGGCTGCTTCTTCGCTTAATTCATGAAAAAAACCTTCAAAATAGCCGGGCGTCAGATACAGAAGCGCCCGGGCGGTTGGGGTCAGTACCTCAAAGGCGTGGGGGATCGTCCGGGGCAGGAAAACCGTATCGCCCACTTTGGCATCAATGATCCGGTCGCCAATGGTGAAACGCAGGTTCCCCTCCTGAATAAAGAAAAGTTCGTCCTCCCGTTCGTGCACGTGTTTGGGAGGCTCGCAACCCTGGCGTAGTATTACCTCAATCAGGGAGAAGGTTCCGTTGGTTTGTTCGGTAGTGACGCGGAAGGTCATCAGGTGGCCGTGGTGATTCCGAACCGTACCGGCCTGTATGCCGGTGGTTGGTTGTAAGGTTGTCATTGTGTTGCAGATAAGTGTGAATAACTGCCGCAAAGGTGACCGCCGTGATCAGGAAAACCGGGTGTAAACTCCGTGGAACGGTAGAAAAAAGAAGTGAAGCCGGGATGGACTCTAGTGAAACGTATTGAAACTTTATGTTACTAAAATTTGCCAATTAAGTAACATTTTTAGTTACATTGTGGAGCGATTAGTCAATCAGATCCGATGGACAAACCCGAAAAGATATTAGCAACGGCCCTCCGGTTATTTGTTACGAACGGTTTTCACGGTACGCCCACCAGCAAGATTGCCAGTGAAGCCGGCGTTTCCAACGGAACGCTTTTTCATTATTTTAAAACCAAAGACGAATTGGTGGTGGCTCTGTATACAACCATCAAGGGGGAACTAAACCAGTTTTTAGAAAGTCAAATCAACACCGCTTCAACCAGCAAGGAAAAATTCAGGCGGTTTTTCGTCGGCTCGGTTGAATGGGCGCTGAACAACGGCGACGCTTTCTACTTTATTCAGCAGTTCCGGTTTTCTCCGCATCTGA
This Larkinella insperata DNA region includes the following protein-coding sequences:
- a CDS encoding PQQ-dependent sugar dehydrogenase, with translation MSHMYKKSLALALLAIVGFVPHDETAHNLPVQTAENGGLFLPEGFEATVVVDSLPGRARHLAVNDNGDIYVKARFVREPGESVIALRDTNGDGRADIVKRFGGHARERAYGTGMRIHNGYLYFSSELFVYRYKLTPGKLVPESPEEIIVKDDHPHGMHEHIAKPLTFDDKGHIYVAYGAPSNACQERNRIPSSPGMTPCAMLEDHGGIWQFDANKIGQTQKDGRRYATGLRSVVGMDWNHADQTLYALQHGRDDLLMLWAGVYSPWQSAVLPSEEFLRIKEGADGGWPYVYYDQMQGKKVLNPEYGGDGEEIGKGGQYEKPIIGFPGHWAPNDILFYQGNQFPDRYKNGSFIAFHGSTNRAPYPQAGYFIAFVPAKKGVPSSSWEVFADGFAGVDPVVNVSDAVYRPMGIAMGPDGSLYLAETEKGKIWKVTYKGDKKKFGPAQLAQMEKRKTLSHIRTPDEVKDNLDKDKPVLGSKIYGIYCRACHQRNGLGDSQRFPPLSESEWVVGDKKRLIEVLLKGLEGPIEVKGQSYNNVMPQHDFLKDAEIAEVLTFIRQNFANSASAITTEEVSAVRKEIKDKK
- a CDS encoding c-type cytochrome, with amino-acid sequence MRSYNLLIAGFVALGCLGVMGFTANLRQDDPKQDRWKAPTWADTLKSHYPTEPLTLAQGEELFMEFCSSCHGETGLGDGAAGRSLGEKPANFHDPNVKGQTDGALFWKLSNGRGNMPPFKDVFSEEQRWQLVAYLRKLSAPKTDNK
- a CDS encoding PQQ-dependent sugar dehydrogenase — protein: MKTLTSLRKQFGLLATALCCPVLLYAQSQEAKTLIPPTALRPDIKVEHFLAVGPEAVRLIQHPVTGDLYYTTFTGDVFRVKINGQPPVAEKVFSAADHGITRLQGAAFLKNTLFLAGNISVNDNKGTKGRMVRYDLASGDKPAMTVVFNTVEYGTNKTTFDHGWNALEISPDGKYIYVNTGARTDHGEVQDNGGVYPNARDNALTAKIFRFPVGVKDLELPDDEAKLKADGYIYAVGIRNAYDMAFDGNGNLFAVSNSGDYDHAEDMFWVRQGHHYGFPWVMGGGIDNPQQDPNWQPDPEKDPFMSKFAHAWLMRYFRNDPDFPKRPTNIKFTGPVLNMGPDANEYRDRATGLVMDGDSTGVGVGTFNAHSSPLGLFFDTKKALADDFKGDGFVIRYSGPRRNSTIVNPLKKQGRDLLHLDMTYNKTTDNYTVKTTRIVDGFTEPTDALLVDNTVYIIEYGGKGGNIWKVTLPADSKMAKKSRRKEARK
- a CDS encoding amidohydrolase/deacetylase family metallohydrolase; translation: MKKLFFFAFALCMAVSELALAQPYHIVIKNGHVIDPKNNVDAIMDVAIQDGKIAKVAKSIDATGARQVVNAKGLYVTPGLIDIHTHVFFGTNMDQTYSNGPNALPPDGFTFRNGVTTIVDAGCSGWRDFEAFKKQTIDASQTRVLALLNIVGSGMRGGNFEQNIEDMDPKATAEMAKKYPDQVVGVKLAHFNGYNWTPTDRAVEAGKLAGKPVMIDFGGSKPTLSIEELYLKHLRPGDIFTHCFGQLGTREPILDVATGKVKPFVWEAQKRGIIFDVGYGGISFAFSQAIPALKEGFFPNTISTDIHTGSMNNAMKDMLNVMSKFLAMGMDLKSVIKASTWAPAQAIKRPELGSLTEGSEADVAVLDLLDGKFAVRDVGHFGFFDYTGHKIEGKQKLACEMTIRKGRIVYDLNGIAEPVVVRQRPQ
- a CDS encoding bile acid:sodium symporter family protein; the encoded protein is MYKLILGLAGVCLLVALALMVSGNLPMAGPFLIAFFLSVAIGFRGYPNLKGFSYTVVIFAAVTTALYYPQYFVSAGDFKFSTLITPLIQLIMFGMGTSMSFDDFVGVIRMPKGVLIGVVSHFIIMPSIGYFLASISGLPPEIAAGIILIGCSPNGMASNVISYLAKANLALSITITAVSTMMAPFITPVLMKLLAGAFVEIDTVDMMIDIAKMVIIPIGAGLLFNKFLSGRAAWLDNLMPFVSMFGIAFIIVIITAAGRDSLLTIGPLLLGLVLIHNLSGYFLGYWSGRLFGMNERDCRTMAIEVGMQNGGLASGIAKEMGKMATVGLAPAIFGPLMNITGSILASWWHSRMPKEEREAVQEMEYRRH
- a CDS encoding SMP-30/gluconolactonase/LRE family protein encodes the protein MNKVTLALATSLTGLVFMAANTAEDLFKSTVFTPANGFTSGVEGPAVDKSGTVYAVNFSKQGTIGQITPGGEASVFVELPEGSIGNGIRFNKKGDMFIADYPKHNILKVAAGTKTLSVFANEPRMNQPNDIAIDGKDRLYASDPSWKNNTGNIWRIDTDGQVTLLEDNMGTTNGIEVSPDDKQLYVNESNQRKVWVYDLSADGKVSNKRLLIEFPDFGMDGMRCDADGNLYIARFGKGTVAKVSPAGKVIQEVQLVGKRPTNICFGGKDGRTAYVTLQDQGNLESFRVDKPGREWAMRKK
- a CDS encoding response regulator, translated to MKTILLIEDNHDIRENTAEILELANYRVLTAENGKIGVEKALETKPDLVICDIMMPVLDGYGVLHIFNKNPDLASVPFIFLTAKTERADFRRGMEMGADDYLTKPFDEIELLNAVEGRLKRFNQMRPAYEPTRDGLGQFLDDAHTVTGVDSLLVERKGHLIKKKQFVYSEGDESTRLYFVQAGRVKTFKTNPDGKEFITGLYQSGDFFGYVSLLEQTDQTDSAVALEDTELVYIPKETFIDLISRDGEVARRFVQLLANRITDREDQLLAMAYNSLRRRVADTLLRLHNSLQSNEPQPVIHFSRDDLAAMVGTATESLIRTLSEFKSDGLIDISGTSIRVLQPEKLKRARW
- a CDS encoding PAS domain-containing sensor histidine kinase; protein product: MITNLFPAVFANATIGIILSDSHGRMISVSQFAQKLFGYAESEMVGQTIELLVPETLIDLHKKLRKSFNAHPEVRPMGHGRGDLYAKRKDGSLFPAEISLSYFHQDQELYIVAYIIDTTYKVEAQQALIEQKNRIEQLNAELEQKVADRTNALMVTLHQLEVSKDELSKALATERELGELKSRFVSMASHEFRTPLSAILTSADLLNKYTTTDQQEKRNRHIHRIKASVNHLNDILEEFLSVGKLEEGKIEASYSLFDLNELATSIAADVQGILKVGQTIQIEQDCPNKVWLDKSLIRKIIVNLLSNAIKYSDENKPIRIAIWCHDEAVRISIQDEGIGMSEDDQKHLFERFYRAKNATAIQGTGLGLHIVAQYLALLNGTIDFQSQLNQGTTVTISFRYENNPAH
- a CDS encoding thioredoxin family protein, coding for METILFQPLIVPAKTAVLLVFVPDSLTQQIVVNRLLERVGAELGDVVRITRVDQVVHPEVVRSFGVQQLPSFILLRQGAEIWRHNGLPDLADLMRLLTERLQEATNW
- a CDS encoding cupin domain-containing protein — its product is MTTLQPTTGIQAGTVRNHHGHLMTFRVTTEQTNGTFSLIEVILRQGCEPPKHVHEREDELFFIQEGNLRFTIGDRIIDAKVGDTVFLPRTIPHAFEVLTPTARALLYLTPGYFEGFFHELSEEAAEGMLPAPPQGPPSAEAMQLIVDASARYGIQYA
- a CDS encoding TetR/AcrR family transcriptional regulator, producing the protein MDKPEKILATALRLFVTNGFHGTPTSKIASEAGVSNGTLFHYFKTKDELVVALYTTIKGELNQFLESQINTASTSKEKFRRFFVGSVEWALNNGDAFYFIQQFRFSPHLNLVSEEETRQQSEMHTQLLQEAQSLNGLKPLPVDLIATLTASQINGVHQYLVEKAVGPDEQRKLIDDVFELTWATVANPEIR